Genomic window (Parabacteroides sp. FAFU027):
CACAAATGTACACAGATAACTCTATAATTTATCATTTCACACCTATTAATCACAAATTAAACAGAAAAAATTGTTTCTAATACACTTATCCCATTAATACAAACTAACAGGCAAGAGATAACCACACAGTGCTTTGCCCGAAAAAGAGAGCACTTTACTCCCGCAGCGGGTCACTTAAACCTCAAAACACAGTGCTTTTTTGGCTCTACAGGTCACTTTTTTATCACTACGAAGCGCTTTGTAGAAACTACAAGCCACTTTGTAGCCGCTTCAAGCTTGCTTGTAGTCACAACAAAGCGACTTGTAGCCACAACAAGCAAGCCTGTAGTAGCTTCAAGCAAGCTCGACGCCATTACTTAGTGGCTTGTAGCCGCTTCGGGCAAGCTTGAAGCGACTACAAGCAACTGTGTAGTCATAAAAAAACGCTCTGTAAGCGAAGTATTGTAATACGACAAAACATCAAACCACTATCTAACACCATCTAAATCACCCCCATATCGTGCAGATACATAACAGCAAACGAGATCTCGCGTACAGATAATTTCTGATTGATATTACGTCGGTGATTATCTATAGTATCGTGGGAAATAAAGAGCTCTTCCGCAATAGCAGCTTTATTATACCCCTCCTTACTAAGCGCCGCGATTTGCAATTCCCTATCGGAAAATGTACAACCAGTCGCACGCTTCATAAACTTCCCGGTTTGCAAATTAATAATATATATCCCTTTAGACAATTCACGGCTACTACACCCGTCAACAGGTTTCAACATCAGTAAGACCTGCCCATGATCTCCCTCGGAATGATCTTCGACCAGCAGATATTTAAACATGACACGCTTATACACACCATGTATGTTGCGGAGACGACATTCAAACACCAGAGCATAATCGATCAACTCCTCTGTACTTAAATCACCGATAAAACGAAACGCCTTACACCATGCTGATACAAAATGATCGATATCAGCCGGCCATATTGACTTCACAAACTCCTCCACAGTAACAGTACCGCTAAAAAGATGGCTGAATTCAGGACAATTGGTATGGAGGAAATGATAATCATTGCGCCCGGCATTACAAAGCGCCAATGTTCGACCTTCTACTCGTGCCATCTGTTTTAGCTGTAAAGCCTGAGCATTGGACATTACAAACTCAGAATCGGCAAAAATGGGATGATTGCCGATAAAATCCATATACATTTCTTCTACTCGTTTCATAATACTACATGTATTAAAAGAAGATCACGCTCAAGCTGAATAAGCGACCTATAAACCCTCCTGATTAATAATTGGCAGAAACAGCCCTATCTATGACAAAAATTGACGACATGTCGTTATTGCACACAACATTTCAACAATATGCCTTTGCATCAGACAAAACAACTAACAATATACATTTACAAATGTAAAGTACATTTTTCAATGTGCAAATTATTCACCATTTTAAATACATACAACTATGGGTTCAGCAACAAGAATTCCCAGGGGAATTGATGATTTCAATCTTTATCTGGCCAGCACAGCGGCCTACATTGTATTAGGTATTCCCATCACAAACGGTGCCCGTCTGGGCTTTTCGGAAGAAGAGGTTAATCGGTGGGTCGGTTTTCACACGATATGGGCTCCGATTTATGCCAAATACGCCGATAAAAGATACGGTCGTACCACTGCCATCAAAGATGATCTATTGAGTAAAATCGATGAAGTGATTAATTTCGACAAAGAGATTAACTTTCTGGATCGGATTTCCGTTTCGCTAAACGTAACCGTAGCCGACTTGACTGTTTTTAATATCAAGAAGGGCGCTTTGGAGAAAACGACCCGTACGGTTCCCACCTCACGCATTGACGAACTGGTACAAGCCATGCTAATTCCCGCAGGCGGTGGTGACATCACCCTCAAATGTTACAGCACAACCAGCGCACGCGCTGCCATCTATGGCGATGCCGACTGTGTACAGATTCTTTACATGGTGGGCACTACACCTCCCACATCAGCAGAAGACCCCAATCTGATAAAAGATTTATCGACAAAAGCCATCTTCACGCTGTCATTGGGTGCTGCCTCAGCGGCTAAAACACTTTACATCTATTTCCGCTGGTACAACACCAAACACCCGGAACTGGCGGGCTCGTGGAGCAGCCTGCAAACGACGGTTATCATCTAAGATCTTAATCGGATTCAAACAAAAAGTGGAGGCATTGCCTCCACTTTTTGTTTTATGACATACCTCAAAAGACACTATACCCTTGAGAGATACACTGAAATAAGGATTCGAAAATTCAATTACACTAAAAAAAAGCGAAACTACCAGCCCCGCCACCAAAATCAAAAAAGGGAGAACCTCACGGCTCCCCCTTCCCTACTACTAACTACAAATTATCTACTAACAAAACAAGTTCTCTTCGGTAAACTTACCGATTTGAACATATTTATGGTAAATATCAAGATAAAGTTTGTGGTTTTCTGCGTTAGGATAGAATTCAGCAGCGAATCCCATACCCATTGCAGCCTGAGCGTCCTCTACTTTAGCGTAAACGCCCGCTACCACAGCAGCAAACATTGAAGCTCCGAAAGCACAAGCCTGTTCAGCTTTAGCTACTTTGATCGGCATATTCAATACGTCTGCCAGAGTTTGCATTACAAACGGAGATTTCAAAGCGATACCACCGATACCAATGATTTCTTTGATCTCTACACCGTTTTCGATGAAACGGTCCACGATCGCTTTAGATCCGAAAGCAGTAGCTTCCACCAAAGCACGGAACATCAACGGAGCTGTTGTACCTAATGAAAGACCAGTGATGGTACCTTTCAGCATTTGGTTAGCATCCGGAGTACGACGACCGTTCATCCAGTCTGTTGCAATAATAGTTGATTCCGATACAGGCACTTTCATTGCCTCGATTGACAATGCCGGGATGATCGCATCCAGAGACTCCTGAATCAGTTTTTGTTTTGTTTCTTCATCAATCAGGGTTGATTTAGCCACTATGTTTTCGATTGGCCATGCTACCACACGTTTGAACCATGCGTAGATGTCACCGAAAGCAGACTGACCAGCTTCCAGACCTACGAGGCCAGGGATAACAGATCCATCTACCTGACCACAGATACCCGGGATCAGTTTGTCACCCATTTCTTCGTGTGAAGCAACCATGATATCACAGGTAGAAGTACCGATTACACGTACCAAAGCGCCCGGTTTAACCTCTGCACCTACAGCACCCATGTGGCAGTCAAATGCACCTACAGCTACAGCTACCTTGGTAGTCAAGCCTAAACGTTTAGCCCACTCTTCGGTCAATGTACCTGTTTTCTTGTCACTCGGACAAGTATCAGTGTACAATTTAGCACGGTACCCTGCCAAAACAGGATCGAGCGCAACAAGGAACTCTTCTGCAGGAAGACCACCCCATTTCTCCAGCCACATCGCTTTGTGACCTGAAGCACAACGGCTACGGCAGATCTCTTCCGGTTTGGTTTTACCCACCAAAAGACCTGGCAACCAGTCACAGTGCTCTACCAATGAATAACCCGCTTTACGGATTGATTCATCTGCACGAAGCACGTGCAATGCTTTTGCCCAGAACCACTCAGAAGAGTAGATTCCACCTTCGTAAGAAGTATAGTCGATATCCCATTTCGCAGCCAACTCGTTGATTTCGTTAGCTTCTTTGATCGCAGTGTGGTCTTTCCACAATACGAACATCGCGTTAGGGTTTTCCGCAAATTCAGGAAGCAGTGCCAGCGGAGTTCCCTCTTTAT
Coding sequences:
- a CDS encoding response regulator transcription factor, whose protein sequence is MKRVEEMYMDFIGNHPIFADSEFVMSNAQALQLKQMARVEGRTLALCNAGRNDYHFLHTNCPEFSHLFSGTVTVEEFVKSIWPADIDHFVSAWCKAFRFIGDLSTEELIDYALVFECRLRNIHGVYKRVMFKYLLVEDHSEGDHGQVLLMLKPVDGCSSRELSKGIYIINLQTGKFMKRATGCTFSDRELQIAALSKEGYNKAAIAEELFISHDTIDNHRRNINQKLSVREISFAVMYLHDMGVI
- a CDS encoding ribulokinase, whose translation is MSKYVIGLDYGSDSARAVVVDAITGAEMASSVKYYPRWMEGKYCDPIANQYRQHPLDYIEVLEYTVKDALSKCPAGTAEKVVGMAFDTTGSTPVFTDKEGTPLALLPEFAENPNAMFVLWKDHTAIKEANEINELAAKWDIDYTSYEGGIYSSEWFWAKALHVLRADESIRKAGYSLVEHCDWLPGLLVGKTKPEEICRSRCASGHKAMWLEKWGGLPAEEFLVALDPVLAGYRAKLYTDTCPSDKKTGTLTEEWAKRLGLTTKVAVAVGAFDCHMGAVGAEVKPGALVRVIGTSTCDIMVASHEEMGDKLIPGICGQVDGSVIPGLVGLEAGQSAFGDIYAWFKRVVAWPIENIVAKSTLIDEETKQKLIQESLDAIIPALSIEAMKVPVSESTIIATDWMNGRRTPDANQMLKGTITGLSLGTTAPLMFRALVEATAFGSKAIVDRFIENGVEIKEIIGIGGIALKSPFVMQTLADVLNMPIKVAKAEQACAFGASMFAAVVAGVYAKVEDAQAAMGMGFAAEFYPNAENHKLYLDIYHKYVQIGKFTEENLFC